From a single Kitasatospora azatica KCTC 9699 genomic region:
- a CDS encoding YciI family protein yields the protein MRFMMIVRSDEKTEAGELPSRELIEAMSRYNEELAKAGVLLAMDGLHPSSKGFRVSFDGAGRSTVTDGPFAEAKELIAGYWVIQVKTPEEAVEWARRVPYGDGGVLELRQVFEATDFPEEVFTPEAREREQVLIDELKRKQADH from the coding sequence ATGCGTTTCATGATGATCGTGCGGTCCGACGAGAAGACCGAGGCGGGCGAGCTGCCGAGCCGGGAACTGATCGAGGCGATGAGCCGCTACAACGAGGAGCTGGCCAAGGCCGGCGTCCTGCTGGCGATGGACGGGCTGCACCCCAGCTCGAAGGGGTTCCGGGTCTCCTTCGACGGCGCGGGGCGCAGCACGGTGACCGACGGGCCGTTCGCGGAGGCGAAGGAACTGATCGCCGGCTACTGGGTGATCCAGGTGAAGACCCCCGAGGAGGCCGTCGAGTGGGCCCGCCGGGTGCCGTACGGTGACGGTGGCGTGCTGGAGCTGCGGCAGGTCTTCGAGGCCACCGACTTCCCCGAGGAGGTCTTCACGCCCGAGGCCCGCGAGCGCGAGCAGGTGCTGATCGACGAGCTCAAGCGCAAGCAGGCGGACCACTAG
- a CDS encoding RNA polymerase sigma factor: MTSSDPNATVAAVWRIESPRLIAGLTGLTRDLGVAEELAQDALVAALEQWPVEGVPRNPGAWLMTTAKRRAIDLIRRREVLARKLTELGHELAVTEPEPGPEQLVERADGIEDDLLRLVFTACHPVLSTEARVALTLRLLGGLTTEEIARAFLVPESTVAQRIVRAKRTLAKAGVPFEVPAGPELAERLDSVLEVVYLIFNEGYAATAGRDWMRPELCEEALRLGRILAGLMPAAAEVHGLVALLEIQASRSAARLAPDGAPVLLLDQDRGRWDQLLVRRGLAALDRAESLSAAAGEPLGDYTLQAAIAACHARAVRPEETDWVRIAALYEALARRAPSPVVELNRAVALGMAFGPAAGLALVEELTEEPALRGYHLLPAVRGDLLARLGRGAEARVEFERAAALTRNERERALLLVRAKECGA; the protein is encoded by the coding sequence GTGACGAGCAGCGACCCCAACGCCACCGTGGCCGCCGTCTGGCGGATCGAGTCGCCGCGGCTGATCGCGGGGCTGACCGGGCTGACCCGGGACCTCGGGGTGGCCGAGGAGCTGGCCCAGGACGCGCTGGTGGCCGCGCTGGAGCAGTGGCCGGTGGAGGGCGTCCCGCGCAATCCGGGGGCCTGGCTGATGACCACCGCCAAGCGCCGGGCGATCGACCTGATCCGGCGCCGGGAGGTGCTGGCCCGCAAGCTCACCGAGCTCGGCCACGAGCTGGCCGTCACCGAACCGGAGCCAGGGCCCGAGCAACTGGTCGAGCGGGCCGACGGGATCGAGGACGACCTTCTGCGGCTGGTCTTCACCGCCTGCCACCCGGTGCTCTCCACCGAGGCCCGGGTGGCGCTCACCCTGCGGCTGCTCGGCGGGCTGACCACCGAGGAGATCGCCCGGGCCTTCCTGGTGCCGGAGTCGACGGTGGCGCAGCGGATCGTCCGGGCCAAGCGGACCCTGGCCAAGGCCGGGGTACCGTTCGAGGTGCCGGCCGGGCCGGAGCTGGCCGAGCGGTTGGACTCGGTCCTCGAGGTGGTCTACCTGATCTTCAACGAGGGCTACGCGGCCACCGCCGGGCGGGACTGGATGCGGCCCGAACTCTGCGAGGAGGCGCTGCGGCTGGGCCGGATCCTGGCGGGGCTGATGCCCGCGGCGGCGGAGGTGCACGGGCTGGTGGCGCTGCTGGAGATCCAGGCCTCCCGGTCGGCGGCCCGGCTGGCGCCGGACGGTGCGCCGGTGCTGCTGCTCGATCAGGACCGGGGCCGCTGGGACCAGTTGCTGGTCCGGCGCGGTCTGGCGGCGCTGGACCGGGCCGAGTCGCTGTCCGCGGCGGCGGGCGAACCGCTGGGCGACTACACGCTGCAGGCCGCGATCGCCGCCTGCCACGCCCGGGCGGTGCGGCCGGAGGAGACGGACTGGGTGCGGATCGCCGCGCTGTACGAGGCGCTGGCCCGGCGGGCGCCGTCGCCGGTGGTGGAGTTGAACCGGGCGGTGGCGCTGGGGATGGCCTTCGGTCCGGCCGCCGGCCTGGCCCTGGTCGAGGAGCTGACCGAGGAGCCGGCGCTGCGCGGCTACCACCTGTTGCCCGCGGTCCGCGGTGACCTGCTGGCCCGCTTGGGACGCGGCGCCGAGGCCCGGGTGGAGTTCGAGCGGGCGGCGGCGCTGACCCGCAACGAACGCGAGCGGGCGCTGCTGCTGGTCCGGGCGAAGGAGTGCGGGGCTTGA
- a CDS encoding DUF1330 domain-containing protein, translating to MTAYALGHLHSVDFGPQIIEYLQRIDATLDLFGGRFLIHGNPIDLREGSWAGDLIIIEFPDLARAQAWYDSPAYREILPLRTDNSVGDVLLVGGVPDGYRAGQRFADAA from the coding sequence ATGACCGCCTACGCCCTCGGCCACCTGCACTCGGTCGACTTCGGCCCGCAGATCATCGAGTACCTGCAGCGCATCGACGCCACCCTCGACCTCTTCGGCGGCCGCTTCCTGATCCACGGCAATCCGATCGACCTTCGGGAGGGCAGCTGGGCCGGCGACCTGATCATCATCGAGTTCCCCGACCTGGCGCGGGCCCAGGCCTGGTACGACTCCCCCGCCTACCGGGAGATCCTGCCGCTGCGCACCGACAACTCGGTCGGCGACGTGCTGCTGGTGGGCGGCGTGCCGGACGGCTACCGGGCCGGGCAGCGGTTCGCCGACGCGGCCTGA